A region of Ferruginibacter albus DNA encodes the following proteins:
- a CDS encoding PadR family transcriptional regulator, with amino-acid sequence MNIDNTASQMRKGVLEFCILSVIKQGEAYPSDIIEKMKAANLNIFEGTLYPLLTRLKNAEFLTYRWVESNSGPPRKYFSLTEKGAAFYKELEATWNELANAVKTLSETEQQNSNNNFNS; translated from the coding sequence ATGAATATTGATAATACAGCCAGCCAGATGCGAAAAGGTGTGTTGGAGTTTTGTATTCTTTCGGTAATAAAACAAGGAGAAGCTTATCCTTCGGATATTATTGAAAAAATGAAGGCGGCCAATCTTAACATTTTTGAAGGCACATTATATCCTTTATTAACACGACTTAAAAATGCAGAATTTCTTACCTACAGGTGGGTAGAAAGTAATAGCGGTCCGCCACGAAAATATTTTTCGCTTACAGAAAAAGGCGCCGCTTTTTATAAAGAACTGGAAGCAACCTGGAACGAACTGGCAAATGCGGTGAAAACATTATCAGAAACAGAACAACAAAATTCAAATAACAACTTCAACTCTTAA